A genomic stretch from Falco naumanni isolate bFalNau1 chromosome 4, bFalNau1.pat, whole genome shotgun sequence includes:
- the MBD3 gene encoding methyl-CpG-binding domain protein 3 isoform X2, translating to MDLSTFDFRTGKMLMNKMNKNRQRMRYDCSNQAKGKPDLNTALPVRQTASIFKQPVTKITNHPSNKVKSDPQKAVDQPRQLFWEKKLSGLNAFDIAEELVKTMDLPKGLQGVGPGCTDETLLSAIASALHTSTMPITGQLSAAVEKNPGVWLNTSQPLCKAFMVTDEDIRKQEELVQQVRKRLEEALMADMLAHVEEIARDGEAPSEKEGGEEEGEEEEEEEEQDHDQEMENV from the exons ATGGACCTGAGCACTTTTGACTTCCGCACAGGAAAAATGTTGATGAATAAAATGAACAAGAACAGGCAGAGGATGCGCTATGACTGTTCCAACCAAGCCAAA GGCAAGCCTGATTtgaacacagcactgcctgttAGGCAGACAGCCTCCATATTCAAACAACCCGTCACAAAGATCACAAACCATCCCAGCAATAAGGTGAAGAGTGACCCTCAGAAAGCCGTGGACCAGCCTCGGCAG CTCTTCTGGGAGAAGAAATTAAGTGGACTGAATGCTTTTGACATTGCAGAGGAGCTGGTGAAAACAATGGACCTTCCAAAAGGTTTACAAG GGGTTGGACCTGGTTGCACTGATGAAACCCTTCTCTCTGCCATCGCTAGTGCTCTGCACACTAGCACGATGCCGATCACTGGACAGCTGTCTGCGGCCGTAGAGAAGAATCCTGGAGTTTGGCTAAATACCTCACAGCCACTTTGCAAAGCATTTATGGTGACAGATGAAGATATTAG GAAGCAAGAGGAACTGGTGCAGCAGGTGCGGAAGAGGCTGGAGGAAGCCCTGATGGCTGACATGCTTGCCCACGTAGAGGAAATAGCAAGAGATGGGGAAGCTCcttcagagaaagaaggaggcgaggaagaaggagaagaggaagaggaggaggaggagcaggaccATGACCAGGAGATGGAGAATGTATAG
- the MBD3 gene encoding methyl-CpG-binding domain protein 3 isoform X1, which produces MERKSAFPLGQASPGRDRTLSHFSPSGKKFRSKPQLARYLGSSMDLSTFDFRTGKMLMNKMNKNRQRMRYDCSNQAKGKPDLNTALPVRQTASIFKQPVTKITNHPSNKVKSDPQKAVDQPRQLFWEKKLSGLNAFDIAEELVKTMDLPKGLQGVGPGCTDETLLSAIASALHTSTMPITGQLSAAVEKNPGVWLNTSQPLCKAFMVTDEDIRKQEELVQQVRKRLEEALMADMLAHVEEIARDGEAPSEKEGGEEEGEEEEEEEEQDHDQEMENV; this is translated from the exons aTGGAGCGGAAGAG tgcttttcctttGGGCCAAGCTTCCCCAGGAAGAGACAGGACTCTGAGTCAtttcag ccCAAGTGGTAAAAAGTTCCGAAGTAAGCCCCAGCTGGCACGCTACCTGGGGAGCTCGATGGACCTGAGCACTTTTGACTTCCGCACAGGAAAAATGTTGATGAATAAAATGAACAAGAACAGGCAGAGGATGCGCTATGACTGTTCCAACCAAGCCAAA GGCAAGCCTGATTtgaacacagcactgcctgttAGGCAGACAGCCTCCATATTCAAACAACCCGTCACAAAGATCACAAACCATCCCAGCAATAAGGTGAAGAGTGACCCTCAGAAAGCCGTGGACCAGCCTCGGCAG CTCTTCTGGGAGAAGAAATTAAGTGGACTGAATGCTTTTGACATTGCAGAGGAGCTGGTGAAAACAATGGACCTTCCAAAAGGTTTACAAG GGGTTGGACCTGGTTGCACTGATGAAACCCTTCTCTCTGCCATCGCTAGTGCTCTGCACACTAGCACGATGCCGATCACTGGACAGCTGTCTGCGGCCGTAGAGAAGAATCCTGGAGTTTGGCTAAATACCTCACAGCCACTTTGCAAAGCATTTATGGTGACAGATGAAGATATTAG GAAGCAAGAGGAACTGGTGCAGCAGGTGCGGAAGAGGCTGGAGGAAGCCCTGATGGCTGACATGCTTGCCCACGTAGAGGAAATAGCAAGAGATGGGGAAGCTCcttcagagaaagaaggaggcgaggaagaaggagaagaggaagaggaggaggaggagcaggaccATGACCAGGAGATGGAGAATGTATAG
- the LOC121086931 gene encoding cytochrome b-c1 complex subunit 10, whose translation MRSGGDFEGGGMLSKLVGPRYVQLLQNWTPTLITWGGVAGTGLIWFTDWKLVLQYVPYISGKFKTED comes from the exons ATGCGCAGCGGGGGTGACTTTGAGGGCGGCGGGATGCTGAGCAAGCTGGTGGGGCCGCGCTAcgtgcagctgctgcagaactg GACTCCCACCCTCATTACATGGGGTGGTGTAGCTGGTACTGGTTTAATATGGTTCACAGACTGGAAGCTGGTTCTTCAGTATGTTCCCTACATCAGTGGCAAGTTTAAAACTGAAGACTAA